Proteins from a genomic interval of Methanoplanus endosymbiosus:
- a CDS encoding Fic family protein encodes MQDNCGRKSSFELILLKDKLLNDDQTLLLKETGINLSENEARVFAYACRNFRITLTDVRAVTGKMWHECRGITDNLIKLGLIDKVADSIFEPSKNLVDSGTVGRIKAALCEAERAAGEGTGNLSEEDKAGTKTKTGTETGKTTNTDDSEAKIPEKLTDTEYKVLIACKTPRTTKELNEITDIKSRSYLREKIIVPLIESGLLKKTIPDKSKSPDQKYVTTKEGLNYLMTDN; translated from the coding sequence ATGCAGGATAACTGTGGAAGAAAATCCTCCTTTGAGCTGATCCTTCTGAAGGATAAGCTGCTGAATGATGACCAGACACTTCTGCTCAAAGAGACCGGCATTAACCTGTCAGAGAATGAAGCACGGGTTTTTGCTTATGCCTGCCGGAATTTCCGGATAACACTTACTGATGTCCGTGCGGTTACGGGGAAGATGTGGCATGAGTGCAGAGGCATTACTGATAATCTGATTAAGCTTGGTCTGATAGATAAAGTTGCAGACTCTATCTTTGAACCTTCAAAGAATCTTGTTGACTCCGGGACTGTTGGAAGGATTAAAGCTGCACTGTGTGAGGCAGAAAGAGCTGCCGGTGAAGGAACAGGAAATCTTTCTGAAGAAGATAAAGCAGGAACAAAAACTAAGACCGGAACAGAAACTGGAAAAACTACAAATACTGATGATTCAGAAGCAAAAATCCCTGAGAAATTAACAGACACAGAATATAAAGTTCTTATTGCATGTAAAACACCACGTACAACTAAGGAATTAAATGAAATTACAGATATTAAAAGCCGGAGTTACTTAAGAGAGAAAATCATTGTTCCCTTAATAGAATCAGGACTCCTTAAAAAGACCATTCCGGATAAATCAAAATCACCAGATCAAAAATATGTAACAACAAAGGAAGGTCTGAATTATCTTATGACAGATAATTGA
- the nrdD gene encoding anaerobic ribonucleoside-triphosphate reductase, with translation MGENNENASDRKSYVGSLFNLGTNFAKKETLDNLPKDWSELHVNGQIYIHDLNAYGRTYNCLNFDLLKKFPFEQLNIYNDTQKILETFRYFRDIITKIGNEQSGGMGFPNFDEEISIIFNRLHIEANDKNLELLAASIFSFILWINGVHERCGQTSYYVTLNLGLATDFIGQKVTGYALDAFRRSGAKVFKPNIVFKVKEGINLKKSDPNYFLFELALSTTCEKMIPTYILCDSESNKNINPKNLSVMGCRTRVVHNIFGESTGIGRGNIANITINLPKIALEVNTAYPSVETEQKVSLFIEKWKKVASLVVDILMDRYKKLIQMDKSYFPTNTAYDLWINDFSTAPTLEEIFRNGTQALGFIGLSETIEILSGSRYYETDYGTEIAMKIVSEMRAYTDNLIEVHNLNFSLLATAGEQISGVLPEKDSMNYCHPVLEKEFYTNSFHVNVDSGLTPFEKIEKEGPFHTLCNGGCISYVEFQSAPISNTEALYELVCHGITCGVHYLGFNFPIDLCNKCGEKGVFDICDSCGSDDITRIRRVSGYLEVLDYFTTGKKNEVKKRRPNT, from the coding sequence TTGGGAGAAAATAATGAGAATGCATCAGATAGGAAAAGTTATGTGGGTTCTCTTTTCAATCTTGGAACAAATTTTGCAAAAAAAGAAACTTTGGATAATCTCCCAAAAGATTGGAGTGAACTCCATGTTAATGGACAAATTTACATCCATGATTTAAATGCTTATGGAAGAACATATAATTGTCTTAATTTCGACCTTCTGAAGAAATTTCCTTTTGAGCAATTAAATATATATAATGATACTCAGAAAATTTTGGAAACATTCAGGTATTTTAGAGATATTATTACAAAAATAGGTAATGAACAGTCTGGAGGTATGGGATTTCCAAATTTTGATGAAGAAATTTCAATTATTTTTAATAGGCTTCATATTGAAGCCAATGACAAAAATCTGGAACTTCTTGCAGCATCAATATTTTCTTTTATATTATGGATAAATGGGGTGCATGAAAGATGTGGCCAGACAAGTTATTATGTAACATTAAACCTTGGTTTAGCTACTGATTTTATTGGACAAAAAGTTACAGGATATGCGCTAGATGCCTTTCGAAGATCTGGTGCAAAAGTATTCAAACCAAATATTGTATTTAAAGTAAAAGAAGGTATCAATCTAAAAAAATCAGACCCTAATTACTTTCTTTTTGAACTGGCTTTGTCGACAACATGTGAAAAAATGATACCCACTTATATCTTATGTGATTCTGAATCAAATAAAAATATAAACCCTAAAAATCTTTCAGTGATGGGCTGTCGAACACGTGTTGTTCACAACATTTTTGGTGAATCTACCGGGATTGGCAGAGGTAATATTGCAAACATTACTATTAATCTTCCAAAAATCGCATTAGAGGTAAATACTGCTTATCCTTCAGTCGAAACAGAACAAAAAGTATCATTATTTATTGAAAAGTGGAAAAAAGTTGCTTCTTTAGTAGTAGATATTCTGATGGACAGATATAAAAAACTCATTCAAATGGATAAAAGCTACTTTCCAACAAATACGGCTTATGACTTATGGATAAATGATTTTTCTACTGCTCCAACACTTGAAGAAATTTTTCGTAATGGAACCCAAGCACTTGGATTTATTGGATTGTCCGAAACCATTGAGATACTTTCTGGTTCACGTTATTATGAAACAGATTATGGAACAGAGATTGCAATGAAAATTGTAAGTGAAATGCGTGCATATACTGACAATTTGATAGAAGTTCATAATCTTAATTTCTCATTACTAGCAACTGCAGGGGAACAAATTTCGGGAGTCCTTCCTGAAAAGGATAGTATGAATTATTGTCATCCTGTCCTTGAGAAAGAGTTCTATACAAACTCTTTCCATGTAAATGTTGATTCTGGTCTTACACCTTTTGAAAAAATTGAAAAAGAAGGTCCATTTCATACCTTATGTAATGGAGGATGTATTTCTTACGTAGAATTTCAGTCAGCTCCTATCTCCAATACTGAGGCTCTCTACGAGTTAGTCTGCCATGGCATTACCTGTGGTGTTCATTACCTAGGATTTAATTTCCCTATTGATTTGTGTAATAAATGCGGAGAAAAAGGAGTTTTTGACATTTGTGATTCTTGTGGAAGTGATGATATAACTCGCATCCGTAGAGTATCTGGATATCTGGAAGTATTAGATTATTTCACCACAGGAAAGAAAAATGAAGTAAAAAAACGTCGACCAAATACATAG
- a CDS encoding ATP-binding protein yields the protein MKINRMFIDGFGLFHKKQINDISPGLTLVKGPNEAGKSTILAFIRRIIFGFPKKSGTTNQYQPLNGGTLGGRLSVSTSEGKEYDLTRLSGNRNFSVTLPDGSKTDAGLNRIIGSADQNLFENVFAFGLDELQKLETLSGEKIQSQLMSAGAGMTKVPISDVVDELNKKKRELYYSGARGGPEISKKIKKITENQSELKRYSDTQSRYEELKITKEETERDILDKKTNIRSLKSRLSGKERIKAAWEDWVGLKNAKDELSALPELASFPEKGVDKLERLNEKISDLQSDLDDENRELNSTEENISKISIDEDVILNKDEIRILEKGLEKYKSDKNSVSDLNSENTGLSDELKSRIKVISNTWTTDDLLTFDTSQSAKSNIEKFRDEFSEKNSEIRDIEREILSCGEAISGTEDKVSSLKAGLSDIKSLIPKDELVSKLSVLESLSAHISELKQEKYVLDDLREKEAQAKTDYENKKRLINNKIPLWPAALLVVAGIIGLIAGIAGNLTQTGVVIFLILGVSAVVLYFGIKRTNDQNERNLFNDSENPDEKNSELSRLRVEKENLLEKSEKELTDKSRICGFSMIPDSSAIAGRKQEYHSMETRIAEYERICREIDQLNGSLKRQNEVLEETVRRKSQAESNLSEVKGKWQEWLKSVRLDLNITPESALDLFSLVKEARNIHNSISKNEGRISKLKESLSEFESKLAVVLNACGIQSQHSVEKGVYVLGNALEENENISKYLKNLRELEERHRKITAEYSARLQKAENDKTELLKSGSSENEVQFRENHNIWVRSEELKKEAADYELRLKKASGNISKYDEFLSTLESSDISEVNNEISELNSEMSDIQEEIESLKVKSGEINSILSGLEKEDDYSLLLMDNEALREEIFDDSRRWAKYVIAQQILNEAVQKYENERQPEVYRLAQDYFRSITDGKYQKIIKPVSSDDILIEADDGNRIDTYSLSRGTAEQLYLAIRFGHISVYGKNNEPLPVIFDDILVNFDPERKRNCCDAILKLSKTNQILFFTCHPDIVQIMQEKSPGLKVIDLESI from the coding sequence ATGAAAATAAACAGAATGTTTATCGACGGATTCGGACTCTTTCACAAAAAGCAGATAAATGACATATCTCCCGGACTTACACTGGTTAAAGGACCAAATGAGGCAGGAAAATCTACAATTCTTGCATTTATCCGGAGGATAATCTTTGGATTTCCGAAAAAATCAGGCACAACCAATCAATATCAGCCCTTAAATGGGGGTACCCTTGGCGGGAGGCTCTCTGTCAGCACCAGTGAGGGAAAGGAGTATGACTTAACCAGATTGTCCGGCAACAGAAATTTCAGTGTGACTCTGCCTGATGGTTCCAAAACAGATGCCGGTTTAAACCGGATAATCGGGTCTGCTGATCAGAACCTCTTTGAAAATGTGTTTGCTTTTGGACTTGATGAACTTCAGAAACTCGAAACACTGTCCGGTGAAAAAATTCAGAGTCAGCTGATGAGTGCCGGAGCCGGGATGACAAAAGTCCCGATTTCGGATGTGGTAGATGAACTGAATAAAAAGAAGCGGGAACTTTATTATTCCGGAGCGAGGGGCGGCCCTGAGATTTCAAAGAAGATTAAGAAAATAACAGAGAATCAGTCTGAACTGAAGAGATATTCAGATACACAGAGCAGATATGAAGAACTCAAAATTACAAAAGAAGAAACTGAAAGGGATATTCTGGACAAAAAGACGAATATCAGGAGCCTAAAATCCAGATTGAGCGGAAAAGAAAGAATTAAAGCTGCCTGGGAGGACTGGGTAGGACTTAAAAATGCCAAAGATGAATTATCTGCTCTGCCCGAATTAGCTTCATTTCCGGAGAAAGGTGTAGATAAACTTGAACGCCTGAATGAGAAAATTTCTGATTTACAGTCAGACCTCGATGATGAAAACAGGGAATTAAACAGTACAGAAGAAAATATTTCAAAAATCAGTATTGATGAAGATGTTATCTTAAATAAGGATGAAATCCGGATCCTTGAGAAGGGACTTGAGAAATATAAGTCAGATAAAAATTCTGTAAGTGACCTTAATTCAGAGAATACCGGTTTATCGGATGAACTTAAGTCCCGTATTAAAGTTATCAGCAATACATGGACAACAGATGACCTCCTTACTTTTGATACTTCACAGTCTGCAAAATCCAATATTGAAAAATTCAGGGATGAATTTTCTGAAAAGAATAGTGAAATCCGTGATATTGAGAGGGAAATACTCAGTTGTGGGGAGGCTATAAGCGGGACTGAAGATAAGGTAAGCAGCCTTAAAGCAGGTCTTTCTGACATTAAGAGTCTGATACCAAAGGATGAACTTGTAAGTAAACTCTCTGTTCTTGAGAGTCTTTCAGCTCATATTTCTGAACTGAAACAGGAGAAATATGTACTGGATGACCTAAGAGAAAAAGAGGCACAGGCAAAAACCGATTATGAGAACAAAAAGAGACTTATTAACAATAAAATTCCGCTATGGCCCGCTGCTCTGTTGGTTGTTGCCGGAATTATAGGTCTTATTGCAGGGATAGCCGGGAATCTGACACAAACAGGAGTTGTAATATTTTTAATCCTCGGAGTTTCAGCAGTTGTTCTTTACTTTGGTATTAAGAGGACAAATGACCAGAATGAAAGAAATCTCTTTAATGACTCTGAAAATCCGGATGAGAAGAACTCTGAACTTTCCAGACTAAGGGTGGAGAAAGAGAATTTACTGGAGAAATCTGAGAAAGAACTCACAGATAAATCCCGGATTTGCGGTTTTTCCATGATCCCGGATTCTTCCGCTATAGCCGGCCGAAAACAGGAATATCACTCAATGGAGACCCGTATTGCAGAATATGAAAGGATATGCAGAGAGATTGATCAGTTAAATGGTTCTTTAAAGAGGCAGAATGAGGTTTTGGAGGAGACCGTGAGGAGGAAATCTCAGGCTGAATCAAATCTTAGTGAAGTAAAAGGCAAATGGCAGGAGTGGTTAAAATCTGTTAGGCTTGACCTGAATATAACTCCGGAATCTGCTCTTGATCTCTTCTCTTTAGTGAAAGAAGCACGCAATATCCATAATTCAATCAGTAAGAATGAAGGCAGGATCTCTAAGCTGAAAGAGTCTTTGTCAGAGTTTGAGAGTAAACTGGCTGTAGTCCTTAACGCATGTGGCATACAGTCACAGCATTCGGTTGAAAAGGGAGTTTATGTTCTCGGAAATGCCCTTGAAGAGAACGAAAATATCTCAAAATACCTGAAAAATCTAAGAGAACTTGAAGAAAGACACAGGAAAATAACAGCTGAATATTCTGCCAGACTGCAGAAGGCTGAAAATGATAAAACAGAGCTGCTTAAAAGTGGTTCTTCTGAGAATGAAGTTCAATTCAGAGAAAACCATAATATATGGGTGAGATCTGAAGAACTTAAAAAAGAAGCTGCAGATTATGAACTCCGGTTAAAAAAAGCATCCGGAAATATCAGCAAATACGATGAATTTTTATCCACACTTGAATCATCTGATATTTCAGAAGTTAATAATGAAATTAGTGAACTGAATTCAGAAATGTCGGACATTCAGGAAGAGATTGAATCACTGAAGGTCAAATCCGGAGAAATAAACAGTATTCTTTCCGGTCTTGAAAAAGAGGATGATTACTCCCTGCTTTTAATGGATAATGAAGCACTCCGCGAGGAGATCTTTGATGACTCAAGAAGATGGGCAAAATATGTAATTGCACAGCAGATCTTAAATGAAGCTGTACAGAAATATGAAAATGAGAGACAGCCTGAAGTTTACAGGCTTGCTCAGGACTATTTCAGGAGTATCACAGACGGAAAGTATCAAAAGATTATAAAGCCGGTATCCTCTGATGATATTTTGATTGAAGCTGATGACGGAAACAGGATTGATACATATTCACTTAGCAGAGGCACTGCAGAGCAGCTTTATCTTGCCATACGATTCGGGCACATATCGGTGTATGGTAAAAATAATGAACCCCTGCCTGTGATTTTTGACGATATTTTAGTGAACTTTGATCCGGAGAGGAAGAGGAACTGCTGTGATGCAATACTCAAACTTTCAAAGACAAATCAGATATTGTTCTTCACATGCCACCCGGACATTGTTCAGATTATGCAGGAAAAATCTCCGGGACTGAAGGTTATTGATCTGGAATCAATCTGA
- a CDS encoding HepT-like ribonuclease domain-containing protein, translated as MSKRDIRLIFEDIIEASDRIADYIGDCSREEFETDQKTIDAVVRNIEIIGEAIANIPPETAVV; from the coding sequence ATGTCAAAGCGTGATATAAGACTCATCTTTGAAGACATCATTGAAGCATCCGATAGAATAGCAGATTATATCGGTGATTGTTCCAGGGAAGAATTTGAAACTGATCAAAAAACAATTGATGCGGTTGTCAGAAACATTGAGATTATCGGAGAAGCCATAGCCAATATTCCACCGGAAACGGCAGTGGTGTAA
- the tnpC gene encoding IS66 family transposase: MESEKYIRRQVFDTPPVDPRITEFRAEVKYCPKCGRRIVGPFPENVNQTVQYGDNLKTNALYIKNQIFTSYEKEKTYFIDQHCISISPATIIAFEKNAHTTLNKFEYDLREELIKSSVLNADETGLRVIGERWWLHSIGNEHLTLYAVHPKRGSVATDEMGVLPQYDGVLVHDFWVGYSKYNCTHSYCNAHIMRELNGVWEGYKQNWAKDMIDLYKQIYHYIFIEDKKDPLELEKFRIKYMKIIESGFKENPPPAEKKAGQRGRVKNSKPFNLLVRLRDYEEDILRFMYNSLVPFTNNLAERDVRMMKVQQKISGTFRSIAGAERFCRIRSYISTVRKCGKSVFGALKRLFQGNPYRVQELIGRIVTNLFYLEYTHYY; encoded by the coding sequence GTGGAATCTGAAAAATATATTCGTCGGCAAGTTTTTGACACTCCACCTGTGGATCCCCGCATAACCGAATTTAGGGCAGAAGTTAAGTATTGTCCAAAATGCGGGCGTAGAATAGTGGGTCCTTTCCCGGAAAATGTTAATCAAACTGTCCAGTATGGAGATAATTTAAAAACGAATGCGCTATACATTAAAAATCAGATATTCACATCGTATGAGAAAGAAAAGACATATTTCATTGATCAACACTGTATCAGCATAAGCCCAGCCACAATAATTGCATTTGAAAAAAACGCTCATACAACTCTTAATAAGTTTGAATATGATTTAAGAGAGGAATTGATTAAATCCTCTGTATTAAATGCTGATGAAACTGGGCTTAGAGTTATAGGAGAAAGATGGTGGCTTCATTCAATTGGAAATGAACACCTGACATTGTACGCAGTACATCCTAAAAGAGGATCTGTTGCAACTGATGAAATGGGAGTACTTCCACAGTATGATGGTGTATTAGTACATGATTTTTGGGTTGGTTATTCAAAATATAATTGTACACATTCTTATTGCAATGCCCATATAATGAGAGAATTAAACGGAGTTTGGGAAGGATACAAACAAAATTGGGCAAAGGATATGATTGATCTTTATAAGCAAATTTACCATTATATTTTCATTGAGGATAAAAAGGATCCTTTAGAGCTTGAAAAATTCCGAATTAAATATATGAAAATAATTGAATCTGGATTCAAAGAAAATCCACCTCCTGCTGAAAAAAAAGCCGGGCAAAGAGGGCGAGTAAAAAATTCAAAACCTTTCAACTTACTTGTTAGGCTCAGAGATTATGAAGAAGATATACTGCGGTTCATGTACAATTCCTTAGTCCCATTTACAAACAACCTTGCAGAGAGAGATGTACGCATGATGAAAGTACAACAGAAAATATCGGGTACCTTTAGATCTATTGCCGGTGCAGAAAGGTTCTGCAGAATTAGAAGTTATATTTCAACAGTCAGAAAATGCGGCAAATCTGTATTTGGGGCTCTTAAAAGGTTATTTCAGGGAAATCCATACAGAGTTCAAGAATTGATAGGGCGAATAGTTACAAACTTATTTTATTTAGAATATACTCATTATTATTGA
- a CDS encoding nucleotidyltransferase domain-containing protein, which produces MIFGLNEETISRINSVFSEFSGIEKVIIYGSRAKGNFREGSDIDLTICGKDLSRDLIYELNRRIDSLNLPYSFDISIFNDLKNEELIEHINRAGKIFYSHSSDPESSAPNNKKPDNPDNLISTK; this is translated from the coding sequence ATGATTTTCGGGCTTAATGAAGAGACGATCTCACGCATTAATTCTGTTTTTTCAGAATTTTCCGGGATTGAGAAGGTCATTATATATGGTTCAAGAGCAAAGGGGAATTTCAGGGAAGGTTCGGATATTGATCTCACTATCTGCGGAAAAGATCTCAGCAGAGACTTAATCTATGAACTGAACAGAAGGATTGATTCACTGAATCTGCCCTACTCTTTTGACATTTCAATATTTAATGACCTGAAAAATGAGGAGCTTATAGAGCACATCAACAGGGCCGGCAAAATATTCTATTCTCATTCATCTGACCCGGAAAGTTCAGCACCAAATAATAAAAAACCAGATAATCCGGATAATTTAATATCTACTAAATAA
- a CDS encoding nucleotidyltransferase family protein yields MNSNCHSERADDNKQINRDKTKLQRIVAALNKNYPFFEQKYNIKEISIIGLYARGEQTKESDLDIMVDFKEPIGWEVVDLRDDLEKLLGIKVDLVLKSGVMQRKRLYSGILEDAVYVKA; encoded by the coding sequence ATGAACTCCAATTGCCACTCTGAACGGGCAGATGATAATAAGCAGATAAACAGGGATAAAACTAAACTTCAGAGGATAGTTGCAGCACTGAATAAAAATTACCCGTTTTTTGAGCAGAAATACAATATAAAAGAGATCAGCATAATCGGGTTATATGCCAGAGGTGAACAGACTAAGGAAAGCGATCTTGACATAATGGTTGATTTTAAAGAACCAATCGGATGGGAAGTTGTGGACCTCAGGGATGATCTTGAAAAACTGCTTGGGATTAAAGTTGATCTTGTCTTAAAATCCGGAGTTATGCAGAGAAAACGGCTCTATTCCGGAATTTTAGAGGATGCGGTATATGTCAAAGCGTGA
- a CDS encoding antitoxin VapB family protein: MTTKAVNLSEEAYNRLNKLKLNEKESLSNVILRVTPRFKSSDEAIEAYEKKRKGDYISDEEAERILSLGKNE; encoded by the coding sequence ATGACAACAAAAGCTGTAAACCTCTCTGAAGAAGCATATAACAGACTGAACAAACTAAAATTAAATGAGAAGGAAAGTTTATCAAACGTAATATTAAGGGTTACTCCGCGTTTTAAGTCCTCTGATGAAGCTATTGAAGCATATGAAAAGAAACGTAAAGGGGATTACATTTCTGATGAGGAGGCAGAAAGAATCCTCAGTCTTGGGAAAAACGAATGA
- a CDS encoding nucleotidyltransferase substrate binding protein yields MSGSDIRFVQRFNNYKKAFSNLKGAVELSKTRELSDLEKQGLIQAFEFTHELAWKTMKDFLEYYGTVASVYGSRDATRESFKIGLINNGDVWMDMIVSRNKTVHTYDEDEMNAIYRKIVDDYTPEFTYLKERILKEIEKTEETESVGEAR; encoded by the coding sequence ATGTCCGGCTCAGATATTCGTTTTGTCCAGCGGTTTAATAATTATAAAAAAGCATTCTCAAATCTGAAAGGTGCTGTGGAACTCTCAAAAACACGGGAACTTTCAGATCTTGAAAAGCAGGGCCTGATCCAGGCTTTTGAATTCACCCATGAGCTTGCATGGAAGACTATGAAGGATTTTTTGGAGTATTATGGTACTGTTGCTTCAGTATATGGATCACGGGATGCAACCAGGGAATCATTTAAGATCGGCCTGATTAATAACGGGGATGTCTGGATGGATATGATTGTAAGCCGGAATAAAACAGTGCATACATATGACGAGGACGAGATGAATGCAATCTACAGGAAAATTGTAGATGATTACACTCCGGAATTTACATACCTGAAGGAAAGAATTCTTAAGGAGATTGAGAAAACTGAAGAGACTGAATCGGTTGGAGAAGCCAGATAA
- a CDS encoding metallophosphoesterase family protein, protein MTSKTNTSVSNSPDVLKFIHTADLHLGSKFCGISGMNQDLAKKLSKATFTAFDNIVSHCIDNKVDFLLISGDIYDSADRRIYEQLEFRRRLAKLSEHDISVYLAFGNHDPLSGWSAKIDWPSNVNIMSGNNPECHFYESGGKKKAAIVGISYKQSKTIVNLTKYYPEKDNSWPFTIGMLHCNLGTDTGHEPYSPCSVKDLTDKNYDYWALGHIHKPQIIQKSGPAIVYPGNPQGRDMGESGARGCYIVTVSNGGITQTEFIETAEIKWEKISVNVSRIPDENDLIKEIENVIQKIRRNSGDKPTFLRLTLTGRSPVHSLLSGDGVTDDIIRHFRDEEEENSNFVYLEKIIDNTEPEIDLGKVAEREDIVGDIVQISDSLLKDEDKLQSVRLKLDDLFKSNKGKKFIENLSDDEMEALVKEARTYLLDRFVGGDSK, encoded by the coding sequence ATGACATCTAAAACTAATACTTCAGTATCCAATAGTCCGGACGTTCTGAAATTTATTCATACGGCAGACCTGCACCTTGGAAGTAAATTCTGTGGTATTTCCGGTATGAATCAGGACCTGGCAAAAAAACTGTCAAAAGCAACCTTTACTGCATTTGATAATATCGTCAGTCACTGCATAGATAATAAAGTGGATTTCCTGTTAATCTCCGGAGATATATACGATAGTGCTGACAGAAGAATCTATGAACAGCTGGAATTCCGGAGAAGACTTGCAAAATTATCAGAACATGATATTTCTGTATATCTCGCCTTTGGTAATCATGACCCGTTAAGCGGATGGTCAGCAAAGATTGACTGGCCCTCCAATGTTAACATAATGTCCGGAAATAACCCCGAGTGCCACTTTTATGAATCCGGCGGGAAGAAAAAAGCTGCAATTGTTGGTATAAGCTATAAACAGTCTAAAACGATTGTAAATCTGACAAAATATTATCCGGAAAAGGATAATTCATGGCCTTTTACAATCGGTATGCTTCACTGTAATCTGGGAACAGATACAGGTCATGAGCCTTATTCTCCATGTTCTGTAAAGGACCTCACAGATAAAAATTATGACTACTGGGCACTTGGTCATATCCACAAACCACAGATTATTCAGAAATCCGGACCTGCGATTGTGTATCCCGGAAATCCTCAGGGCAGGGACATGGGAGAATCCGGAGCACGTGGATGTTATATTGTAACGGTTAGTAACGGTGGAATAACTCAGACTGAGTTCATTGAAACAGCGGAGATAAAATGGGAAAAGATCTCTGTAAACGTAAGCAGAATACCTGATGAAAATGACCTCATCAAAGAAATAGAGAATGTAATTCAGAAGATCAGGCGAAATTCCGGAGATAAACCAACATTTTTAAGGCTGACACTGACAGGAAGAAGTCCCGTTCATTCACTGCTGTCCGGAGATGGTGTAACTGACGATATTATCCGGCACTTCAGGGATGAAGAAGAGGAGAACAGCAATTTTGTATATCTGGAGAAGATCATTGACAATACTGAGCCTGAAATTGATTTGGGAAAGGTCGCTGAAAGGGAAGATATTGTTGGTGATATTGTTCAGATCTCAGATTCATTACTAAAGGATGAGGATAAACTGCAATCAGTCCGTCTGAAACTTGATGACCTGTTTAAAAGCAATAAAGGTAAAAAGTTTATTGAAAACCTTTCAGATGATGAAATGGAGGCACTTGTAAAAGAGGCCCGTACATATCTGCTTGACAGGTTTGTTGGAGGCGATTCAAAATGA
- a CDS encoding type II toxin-antitoxin system VapC family toxin has translation MKSSNNPNYQKAVKFLKSVIDSGEGYCTTFLNVCEIRRGAYSSDEKEKELKLIESLLYIIPVIEYYNDLFYDTYSLIYSGLVKNQSRIGDFDELIASIAVSQNARLVTRNKEHFERIKEIDEFRDFEVISY, from the coding sequence ATGAAAAGCAGCAATAATCCCAATTATCAAAAAGCTGTTAAATTCCTGAAGTCTGTTATAGACAGCGGAGAAGGTTACTGCACAACCTTTTTAAATGTCTGTGAAATAAGACGGGGAGCATATTCATCTGATGAAAAGGAAAAAGAGCTGAAATTAATTGAATCTTTACTATACATCATTCCGGTTATTGAATATTATAATGATCTGTTCTATGATACTTACAGTTTGATATACTCAGGTCTTGTGAAAAATCAGAGTCGCATTGGCGATTTTGATGAACTTATTGCATCAATTGCAGTTTCACAGAATGCAAGACTTGTAACAAGAAATAAAGAGCATTTTGAAAGAATCAAAGAGATTGATGAATTCAGGGACTTTGAAGTGATTTCATACTAA
- a CDS encoding 4Fe-4S cluster-binding domain-containing protein, with amino-acid sequence MNSIVYNKSISDGPGIRSVVYLQGCTRHCQGCHNKSTWATNCGLKYDVAKLAQELKENTLNQKITISGGEPLFQKKAVISLIKELKECNLCLYTSHNYDEVPIEILPYLNYLKVGKYEQKFRCTTIPYIGSTNQKFIELNKED; translated from the coding sequence GTGAATTCTATTGTTTATAACAAGTCTATCTCAGATGGACCAGGTATCAGATCAGTTGTATATTTACAAGGATGTACCAGACATTGTCAAGGATGTCATAATAAAAGTACATGGGCCACAAATTGTGGTCTTAAATATGATGTAGCTAAACTTGCACAAGAGCTTAAGGAAAATACTTTAAATCAAAAAATTACAATTTCTGGGGGAGAACCCTTATTTCAAAAGAAAGCTGTTATATCTTTAATTAAAGAACTCAAAGAATGTAATCTTTGTCTTTATACAAGTCACAATTACGACGAAGTTCCGATTGAGATATTGCCTTATTTAAATTATCTTAAAGTTGGTAAATATGAACAGAAATTCCGATGTACCACTATTCCCTACATTGGATCAACCAACCAAAAATTCATAGAACTTAATAAGGAGGACTAA